ATTTACCTTTCATAGTACCACCTACAATATCCTACAGGTCAAGCCTGTTTGACTAAGATAATTTACTACAGAGTTTGGAGTCCTTACTCCGTTAGATTCTTTCCCAAAGCTTACGTTAACACTTCCAGCACTATAACTATCTACTGGAAGGTCTAAATAATCTCCATACTGATAATTAAATTCAGCTTGAATACATACAGCTTTTTTTATTTTATCCTGCTGAAATGGAGTAAGATTATCAAAACCTGCGCCTATAATTCTGTTATACGTAAGAGAATTTATATCGTCACTTGCAAGCTCTAATTTACTATCAAGTTCAGCATCTGGAATAAAAGTACCCTTGTATGTGTTTTTATAATAATCTGAATCTACATAAGCCATAATTATTTACCCTCAGGATCAGGAGTAGAACCTTTTATCTTTTTCAGAATATCATCTTTTTTAGTTAATCCAGTAAGATCTATTCCTTTACCCTCTGCATAAGCTTTTAATTCATCTACTGTCATATCATCTACACTTTTAGATTCATCCTTAATTTCTTCAACTTTATATTTATGCTCTTTAAACCAATTAACTAGTTCTTTTCTGCCTGTTAATCCCACACCATTACTAAAATTAACACCGGCAGATAAACCAGTGTATTGATTATTTGGAGCTGTTATCTTATACATGCTATCCCTCCTATGCTACTTTTATTTTTCTCATTACTCCAGCTGCTTTTGTAGCTTTAAGCGCCACACCTGCAACCATTTCAACTTCACCCTTTTTAACTGCTCCTGCTGTAGTATAATCTGGTAGCCATGTTCTTACTGGTGGTTGACCTGCCATAGAAATACCATGGAATCCATCAAGTCCTAATCTTGCAGCATATAAACTGGTATGCCCCTCTGAACCTGCAACTGATGATATAGGAACAATTGGATCATTAGTGCCGGACTTAGCTCCAAGATCAATCCATGGAATATTACCATAGCTTTCTACTTGAATACCAAAATCATTTTTAGTAGTTTGGTACATTCCTGCTCTTCTTGCACATGCTCTTAATTTTGCAATAAGCTTAGTATTTCCAGCTATAAAACTTGGCGAACCATCAAGCCCCATTAAGAACTCGTCTAGTTGGTCTAAGAATAGTTTCCAGTTAGTATCTACAGTCGCAGAACTTGAAAGGTCTATTGCTGTACCTGGATCATACTCAGTTGAACTCCCAGCAAGAGCCTTTTCTAATCCATCAAAAGCTTTTGCATCTACAGCACTATCGCCATTAATTACAGTGTCATTAAAAAGTGCTTGTGCGGCTTTAATCTTTTGTGCCATCTGTAAAGTAACCTCATTGGTTATTCCACCCATACCAGCTATAATTCTGTCTACCTCAAAGCTTCCACCAAATATCTTTAAATCTGCAAAATATCTCTGTTTAGTAACAGTTTGTGGGCTGTATTCCTCATTTACTTCTCTGAATCCTGCTGTAGGTTGAGTAAGTAATCTTGTATATGCATAAGTTAGAGTTGCACCTCCACCAGTAGGAGAAACTACATCATCAAAGGTTAAATTGTCAAGTAAGAAGTTATTTTTTCTAAATTCATCAATGACCCCTGTTTGTAAATCATCTTGTACGTTTTTACTTGCTTCTGCTAATGTTATAGGCATTATTCATCATCCTTTCTATTTTTGTGAATTTGCTGTATTTTGAAAATGTGATGCTACAGCTTCAAATAAATTTGTTGGTTTTAATTGCTGTTGATTGCTTTTACCATCTCCGCCAACATGGAATCCTGGTTTAGGGTCAGTAGGGTCTGCTGGTTTTTCTTCTTTAAATAAAAAAGCCTTAGATTCTTTCAATCCCTTAAGTTGTTCATCAAGACCAGTAACCTTTCCATCATCACCTAAGATAAGTTTTGTCTTATCTATAAGTCCTGAAACTATATCCTCATCCTGGACCTTACCAGCTATGGATAACTTAATTGCATTGCTTAATTGTAAATCCTTAAGTTGCTCCTGGTATTTTGTTTCTTTCTCTTGATTCTCAGTCTGTAAGCTTGCTATCTGAGTTTTAAGCTCTTCATTATCTCCTGCAGACTTTTTAAGATTTTCAAGCTGAGCGGCATTTTCTTTTACGGTGGTTTTGAGATTCTTATTTTCCTCACTAACAGTATCAAACTTTTGTTTTTCAACATAAGACTTTAACTCCTCCTGTGAAGCTTCTGCCGCCTTTTTAGCCTGTTCCTCTGTAAGTCCTAGTGCTATAAATTGCTCTTTATTCACTTATGAATCAATCCTTTCATATAAATTTAAACAGTTTATAGTCTTATTCAGGACAAAATAAAAAAGCCTTATTTCTAAGACTTATAGTACAACCTCTTTCAAATATGGTAGAATTTTGTTGAAAGGAGGTGTTTACTTATGCATAATCATACTTATTTTGAAGAGCGTGTTGATAAATTGGCTATGCTCTACATGGAAAAGCATTATGATATTTCTACAATGTCAGTAGATGAATTTGTAAAGGCATTCAATAAAACATGTAATGAAATAATTGATTCAATAGAATCATCTAATAACAGCTAATTGTTCTATTGCTATAGAAACTTTATTTAATAATTCTTTCGCTGAATCAATAGGCATACCTTCCAAAGTCTCAACTATTGATTCAGCCTTTTTTAATTCCTTTTCTGTAAATAGCGGCAAATACTTCTTTTCACCATTCAAGTTTTTCCAACATTCTCCCTTTAAATTTGATAAATCCATCATTCTCACCTCTCTAATTTTGAATAAATTGTCTCATTGTATATTCACTAGCAAAGTCAAAAGCTTGCCTATCTGTAAATCCCTTTTGTTTCATATCATCATACATACATTTAGTACAATCTGTTATAACAGGTACAAAATCTTTAAACTTTTCCATTTCTAACTTAGCAGCACCTACAGCTATACTGTTAGCAGCCTGATCTAAAAAACTTTGTAAAGGATCTTTCTTTTCATTATTTTCATTTTTCTTATCCATTTTCAAAACCTCCAGTTATTTTTAGATATAATAAAAGCACCTACTATCTTTACTTAGTAAGTGCTTTTTAAAAATCCAACCCAATAAAAGTATTTTTATCTATGGCTAAATTCAATGCATCTATTAACTTTTTACAACTTAATTCTTTCTTTTCCGCTATACTTAATGCTGTGTTTAAATTATCTCCTTTTATTTCTTCTGATTCATAATCGTCAATTAACAAATTACATTTATCATTAATCTCTTCAAATACTCCAGAAGAATATATTTTGTCAAACTCTTCTTTCGTCAACTCAAACACAGTAATGTTTTTTGAATCTTCTTCACCATAATTATATTCTTCCGCTCCCAAAGAATTTAAAGGAACCGAGATATACCGTATTTTTTCCATTAGTTATCACCATCCTTATTCTTAAAATGTGTTAGTGGCTCATATTCTTCCTTGCTTCTACCTTTTTGCTTACCGTCCACAATCTTATTGGTTGGATTATTTCCTTGCAAATCTAAATAACTTCTTTTCCCTTTTATAGATAAATCCTGTATTCTAAAATAATTACCTTTAATATCATATACTATTTGGATATTAGAATCATTACTCATATATAATATCTTACCTTTTTCTAATTTTTTAATAACTGTATGATTAGGAACAAATCTATTTATTGAATCCTTTAAACTTGCTTCTTTCCAATACTTAGAGAATTCCTTTGCTCTAACAGCACCGTCTCTTTTTATCTTAGCATTTTCAGCATTAGTTTTCAATGGTTCTTTATTTACCTTTACATCTTTATTGTTTATTCCTGGTCCAGGTTTTTCCCTGCTGTAATCTCTTCTAAGCTGTGGATTATCCTTTAAGTGCTGCCTTAGTTTAGCTTGTAATTCTTTAGCTTTATCACTAGCCATCTTTTCATCTTTAGGATCTAAAGAACCAGCTTCACGTCTTTTCCATCTTCTTATTTCCCTTTCAATAGCTCTCTGCCTTTGCTCTGCTTTATAATTAGCATTAATTACATCTTCCTTAGGTACTTTAGGCAATTTTGTTATGCCTGGAAAGTAAGTTGCTAATGTATGCCTACAATTAGGGTGTAATAATCCTTTGGCCATAGCTTCACTTAAGAGTGGATAATCTCCATCAGCTTTAGTGCCATGACTGAATACATCATCTATGAGTATTTTCCCTTGCCAGGGTAAACACAATTTACAGGTATTTGCATGAGCTGATACAACAACTAAATGTATACCCCATTCATCACGCTTTTTTCCTTCTCCAAGGAAAGTTGCTCTTTGACTTGCTGTTCTAAGAGCCATTTCCGCATAACTAGCAATATTTACTCTCTTACCATCTTTATACACTATTGAATTTACACCTTTATCTAAGAAGTCCTTAGTAGCCATATCAATAGCCTGGTTTAAGCTTGTAGCTCCAGATTGTAAATATACATGGGTTTTATATATTGTCTGCCTGTATACATCATCCATTTTTCTAAGTATGGAATGTTCTGCTGTATTAATATCCTTCTTAACTGAATCTGTAAGAGCTTTAAGCTTTTTATCATTCATGCCAAAGAAATTATTCTCCTGCGGAGGTGGATTATTCTTAGGTGCTTTTTCGGGTATAACTTTTGGCAATATATCAGATAAAGGCTCCATACCAGTTTCAAGAGTTTTTTATCAGTATTTATAGGTTTTAAGTCTTTTGGCAAATCAATTTCTGGATACTCTTTTTTTGCCTTCTCTGCAGCTTTTTCTACCCTGTTTTCTCCAGCATTAAAACTTTCCTCTAACACATCATCAATGGTTTTCTGTATAGGGGCGCTGTATTCTCCAATGATTTTCTGATTTTCTTTTCTGTACTTCTCAATATTTCTAAGTTTGGATAGCTGCCACTGTTCCCACTCAAAACCTTCTTTTATTTGCTCTTCCTTATGTCTGAAAAAAGTTCTTTTTAATGCAGAAATTAGGTCCAGTTCCATTCTTTGAAATATTTCTCTAAGGCTATATGGGTTCTTATTTTCATCAGCCATAACTATTCACCTACATTATTGAGTTCATTTGTTATGTCGTCATCTTGACCGTTAATTCCAGGTTCATCTAACGTAGTCATCCCGGATTGTTCTTTTATTCTTTGAACTTCCTCAGCCTTTTCTTCATCTGTCCAGGTATCTCCATACATTTCTTCAACGCACTGCTCTATAGACATAATTCCATTCATTTTAGCCTTGCCCACGGTATCCACTACAGTATCAAAGGAAGGACTTGCATATTCACCAAAGTTTATAGTAGCTTCATATTCTCCAGGGGCCTTACTGTGCAGTAAATCATTTACCTGTAATGCTATGGAAACCACCTCAGGGATAACTTCCGTAAGTACATCAATTATTTTCCCTCTGGTGTATAATGTGGTCTTTTCCTTTTCCCTTTGCGCTTCTGCATTATCTGTCTTTTTAAGGTCTATTCCAAGGGTAGCAGGACTTATTATTCCTTGTAGGCACATATCAAGGTTACTGGCATAAGTTTCAACAAAAGCACTGTAATTTACCTCAGCTTGAACTACATCCATTTTATCAATTGCATTTTCACTCAAAACAGTTTTTCTTGAAATAAATTGATTATCAAAAGGATTAGGCTCTAAAACTTCACCTGTAGAAGGATTTATAGGAAGCAGTTCCTTAGGAATATATTTCTGCACTCTTCCTGCCCTAATTGCATCTACCCATTGGCTTATAGTTTCATCCAGTGCGTCAAAGGAATCGCTCTTACTGTCAAATATACTTTTACCTCTACCATCAAATTTTTGGCTTTTAAAGAACATCATAGGTACCGCCATAATAAAGTTTCCATCAAAGGTTGTATCTTTTAATTCCGATGTCTCTTCTACAGTATTAATGGCCACTTCTTTTCCTGAATCATCATAGAGCATATACTTTATATATCCTTTGCCAAAGGTTTCTTGAAGAGTATAGTTTCTATTTTCCTTAGCATAGTTAGTATAGAATATTATCTCCTGAATCCTTCCCCGTTTTACGGTGTATTCAACTCTTTCACCGCCGTAATAATCGATAATAGGATAT
This genomic window from Clostridium pasteurianum DSM 525 = ATCC 6013 contains:
- a CDS encoding major capsid protein; translation: MPITLAEASKNVQDDLQTGVIDEFRKNNFLLDNLTFDDVVSPTGGGATLTYAYTRLLTQPTAGFREVNEEYSPQTVTKQRYFADLKIFGGSFEVDRIIAGMGGITNEVTLQMAQKIKAAQALFNDTVINGDSAVDAKAFDGLEKALAGSSTEYDPGTAIDLSSSATVDTNWKLFLDQLDEFLMGLDGSPSFIAGNTKLIAKLRACARRAGMYQTTKNDFGIQVESYGNIPWIDLGAKSGTNDPIVPISSVAGSEGHTSLYAARLGLDGFHGISMAGQPPVRTWLPDYTTAGAVKKGEVEMVAGVALKATKAAGVMRKIKVA
- a CDS encoding phage scaffolding protein — encoded protein: MNKEQFIALGLTEEQAKKAAEASQEELKSYVEKQKFDTVSEENKNLKTTVKENAAQLENLKKSAGDNEELKTQIASLQTENQEKETKYQEQLKDLQLSNAIKLSIAGKVQDEDIVSGLIDKTKLILGDDGKVTGLDEQLKGLKESKAFLFKEEKPADPTDPKPGFHVGGDGKSNQQQLKPTNLFEAVASHFQNTANSQK
- a CDS encoding phage minor capsid protein encodes the protein MNDKKLKALTDSVKKDINTAEHSILRKMDDVYRQTIYKTHVYLQSGATSLNQAIDMATKDFLDKGVNSIVYKDGKRVNIASYAEMALRTASQRATFLGEGKKRDEWGIHLVVVSAHANTCKLCLPWQGKILIDDVFSHGTKADGDYPLLSEAMAKGLLHPNCRHTLATYFPGITKLPKVPKEDVINANYKAEQRQRAIEREIRRWKRREAGSLDPKDEKMASDKAKELQAKLRQHLKDNPQLRRDYSREKPGPGINNKDVKVNKEPLKTNAENAKIKRDGAVRAKEFSKYWKEASLKDSINRFVPNHTVIKKLEKGKILYMSNDSNIQIVYDIKGNYFRIQDLSIKGKRSYLDLQGNNPTNKIVDGKQKGRSKEEYEPLTHFKNKDGDN
- a CDS encoding phage minor capsid protein, with the protein product MADENKNPYSLREIFQRMELDLISALKRTFFRHKEEQIKEGFEWEQWQLSKLRNIEKYRKENQKIIGEYSAPIQKTIDDVLEESFNAGENRVEKAAEKAKKEYPEIDLPKDLKPINTDKKLLKLVWSLYLIYCQKLYPKKHLRIIHLRRRIISLA